In one window of Lacticaseibacillus casei DSM 20011 = JCM 1134 = ATCC 393 DNA:
- a CDS encoding YibE/F family protein, whose product MNAILALSLVLLVMMFIVGGKQGLSNFFALAVNALLMILVVILMASGFNPIIVAIIFGLIILASTIFLSTSQLSVAGPAFVSSLLIMTLLVGLILLTMTLSQTAGFGPEDSEALEGFSVYIGVSFPHILIATTLLGTLGAIAEAAIAVAAGMDEIKDQASATGIKQMGHEIIGTALNTLFFGFFGGFSSLFIWFASLRYPFSQVINNKIFVGELLQVLISVIAVILTVPMTTWVVTTRHAHRRKE is encoded by the coding sequence ATGAACGCTATTCTTGCACTATCCTTGGTTCTGCTTGTCATGATGTTTATTGTCGGCGGCAAGCAAGGCTTGTCAAATTTCTTTGCCTTAGCCGTCAACGCCTTGTTAATGATCTTGGTCGTCATTTTAATGGCCAGCGGGTTTAATCCGATTATTGTAGCCATTATTTTTGGGCTGATTATTTTGGCCAGCACGATTTTCCTCAGCACCAGCCAGCTTTCTGTCGCCGGACCGGCGTTTGTCTCGTCTTTGTTAATCATGACGTTATTGGTCGGACTGATTCTTTTGACGATGACGTTGAGCCAGACAGCGGGGTTTGGGCCGGAAGATTCCGAAGCACTGGAAGGCTTTTCCGTGTACATCGGCGTCAGTTTCCCGCACATTTTGATTGCCACTACCTTGCTGGGTACGCTTGGGGCAATTGCTGAAGCAGCGATTGCCGTTGCAGCCGGAATGGATGAGATTAAGGATCAGGCAAGTGCCACCGGGATTAAACAAATGGGGCACGAGATTATCGGAACTGCTTTAAATACGCTATTCTTTGGCTTCTTTGGCGGTTTTTCTTCTTTGTTTATCTGGTTTGCGTCACTGCGCTATCCATTTTCACAGGTAATTAATAACAAGATTTTTGTTGGCGAACTCTTGCAGGTCTTGATTTCGGTGATTGCCGTCATTTTGACCGTGCCGATGACGACTTGGGTGGTCACGACCAGGCATGCACATCGCCGAAAGGAGTAA
- a CDS encoding metallophosphoesterase has translation MQYFIADTHFFHADLLGNNDFAPRLFPTIEAMDAAMIQAWNARVDDRDIVYHLGDIAMNPEHFPQPPEVLAILLQLHGRIVFIKGNHDYESLFKFLHRHDPGVNGLPKFTFHSVGTIIKDDHTQFIMTHYPLMMGIVKQTLNLHGHIHHNSVNIAENINVGVDAPERDLLVPHLPFGTPLTAAEVHKIYRLKAAVLAKER, from the coding sequence ATGCAATATTTTATTGCGGATACACACTTTTTTCATGCAGACCTTTTAGGGAACAACGATTTTGCTCCTCGCCTGTTTCCAACCATTGAGGCAATGGACGCGGCGATGATTCAGGCATGGAATGCGCGGGTTGATGATCGCGATATCGTCTATCATTTAGGTGACATTGCGATGAATCCGGAGCATTTTCCCCAACCGCCGGAAGTTTTGGCGATCCTATTGCAACTGCACGGCCGGATTGTTTTTATAAAAGGAAACCACGACTACGAATCACTGTTTAAGTTTCTTCATCGTCATGACCCGGGCGTGAACGGTTTGCCTAAGTTCACCTTCCATTCAGTTGGCACGATTATCAAGGATGACCATACGCAGTTCATTATGACGCATTATCCGTTGATGATGGGTATTGTGAAGCAGACGCTGAATTTACACGGCCACATTCACCACAATAGCGTCAACATTGCAGAGAATATCAATGTAGGGGTAGACGCTCCGGAACGGGATTTGTTAGTGCCACATCTGCCTTTTGGAACCCCACTGACGGCGGCTGAAGTACACAAGATTTACCGGTTGAAGGCTGCGGTGTTAGCTAAGGAACGCTGA
- a CDS encoding bifunctional metallophosphatase/5'-nucleotidase — MEKLVILHTNDLHSHFENWPKIRRFMLGTRAAEQAEEASVLAFDDGDAMDRSVPLTEATDGQINIQLLNEIGYDAVTIGNNEGVGNPHQVLEHLYDHANFPVALANLFEPDGTRPHWAKPIVMKQTPAGTRIAIVGFTAPFFLTYQPNGWQVKTVADVFPAILKQLEGTYDVLIVLSHLGIEADRHLAQQYPQIDVVIGGHTHHLLAEGELHGTTLLTAAEKYGHYVGKITLSLDDDHKIQTRRAETFQTALLQGAAADPREIQGYESKGIALLKQQKVARLPKHLAIQYDRPSPLLDFGLAAVADAAKTDAAILNAGLFLTPLGPGVVTQADLLTCLPHPMHLLKVTLSGKELWRLIMEMEKNRMFLRHFHMIGMSFRGKIFGDIGYRGISVDREKRTVLWHGEPLVLERQYTFATVDNFLFIPFFPTIEIMGSNEFLFPKLIREVVGDYMAKVFPL; from the coding sequence GTGGAAAAGTTAGTGATTCTGCACACGAATGACCTGCATTCCCACTTTGAAAACTGGCCGAAAATTCGCCGGTTTATGTTGGGAACCCGCGCTGCAGAACAAGCAGAAGAGGCGAGTGTTTTAGCATTTGACGATGGCGATGCAATGGATCGTTCGGTACCGTTAACCGAAGCAACGGACGGGCAGATTAATATTCAGCTGTTGAATGAAATCGGCTATGATGCGGTGACCATTGGCAACAATGAAGGCGTCGGCAATCCGCATCAGGTGTTGGAGCATTTGTACGATCACGCTAATTTTCCCGTTGCACTGGCCAACTTGTTTGAGCCGGATGGCACGCGTCCGCATTGGGCCAAGCCCATTGTCATGAAGCAGACACCGGCAGGGACGCGAATTGCCATTGTCGGCTTTACGGCACCATTTTTCCTGACATATCAGCCAAATGGGTGGCAGGTTAAGACAGTGGCAGACGTTTTTCCGGCGATTCTCAAACAGCTTGAGGGCACCTATGATGTTTTGATTGTGCTATCACATTTAGGCATTGAGGCTGATCGTCATTTAGCCCAGCAATATCCGCAAATTGATGTCGTGATTGGCGGGCATACGCATCACTTGCTTGCAGAAGGCGAATTACACGGGACGACCTTATTAACCGCCGCTGAAAAGTATGGCCATTATGTTGGCAAGATTACGTTATCGCTGGATGATGACCACAAAATTCAGACGCGTCGTGCCGAAACCTTTCAAACCGCTTTGTTACAAGGAGCCGCAGCGGATCCGCGAGAAATTCAAGGCTATGAAAGTAAAGGCATTGCCTTGTTAAAACAGCAAAAAGTTGCTCGCTTGCCTAAACACCTGGCGATTCAGTATGATCGGCCATCACCATTACTTGATTTTGGCTTGGCGGCGGTCGCTGATGCTGCTAAAACCGATGCGGCAATCCTGAATGCCGGCCTTTTCCTGACCCCGCTTGGCCCCGGCGTTGTCACACAGGCTGATCTTCTGACCTGTTTGCCCCATCCCATGCACCTGCTAAAAGTAACTTTAAGTGGCAAGGAACTCTGGCGTCTGATCATGGAAATGGAAAAGAACCGCATGTTTCTCCGCCACTTCCACATGATCGGCATGAGTTTTCGCGGCAAAATTTTTGGAGACATCGGTTATCGCGGCATTTCGGTTGATCGAGAAAAGCGGACAGTTTTGTGGCATGGCGAGCCGCTGGTTCTGGAACGGCAATATACGTTCGCAACCGTCGACAACTTTCTGTTCATTCCGTTCTTCCCAACCATCGAAATTATGGGCAGCAATGAATTTCTTTTTCCGAAACTGATACGGGAGGTTGTTGGCGATTATATGGCAAAAGTTTTTCCTTTATAA
- a CDS encoding YutD family protein, whose amino-acid sequence MGEREALSEQIDVALTPDTTKEMGVVKVDHDLITIDGRRYRIVKDHRDAFDLERLNERYNDILDKYDYIVGDWGYDQLRLRGFYKDDRRGASKDQQISTLEDYLYEYCNFGCAYFVLARLDKPATKVADRWHDRERKSATGKTAHRQQSKPTQRQHHGKRKPYAKANKPYTEKTTRSAHFHGEQAKTVNQTQPRKRHFTIRQRETNKK is encoded by the coding sequence TTGGGTGAACGAGAAGCATTATCCGAACAAATTGATGTCGCCTTGACTCCGGACACAACCAAAGAGATGGGGGTTGTCAAAGTCGACCATGATCTGATAACGATTGATGGCCGCCGCTATCGCATTGTCAAAGACCACCGTGATGCTTTTGACCTTGAACGCTTAAATGAACGATACAACGATATTCTCGATAAGTACGATTATATTGTTGGCGACTGGGGTTACGACCAGTTACGGTTGCGCGGTTTTTACAAAGACGATCGCCGCGGTGCCAGCAAGGATCAGCAGATCAGCACATTAGAAGATTATCTCTATGAATATTGCAATTTTGGCTGTGCTTATTTTGTGCTTGCCCGTTTGGATAAACCGGCAACTAAGGTAGCTGATCGGTGGCACGATCGGGAGCGAAAATCGGCGACAGGCAAAACCGCGCACCGGCAACAATCAAAGCCGACACAGCGACAACATCATGGCAAACGTAAGCCTTATGCCAAGGCAAACAAGCCATATACGGAAAAAACGACCCGATCGGCGCATTTTCATGGCGAACAGGCCAAAACAGTCAATCAAACACAACCACGCAAGCGGCATTTTACGATCCGTCAACGTGAGACTAACAAGAAGTAG
- a CDS encoding TIGR01457 family HAD-type hydrolase yields the protein MKYKGYMIDLDGTIYRGKERIPAAKDFVERLQAARLPFLFLTNNTTKSPEDVVKNLAENHDIHVSPAQIYTPSLATAAYLTDLNHGDVSGKSVYIIGELGLKQALLDTGLRLNEVDPDYVVVGLDYDVTYHKFELATLAIKRGAKFIGTNADTNLPNERGLVPGAGSLIALVERSTQQRAFYIGKPEPTIMEKALKKMGLPKDAVAMVGDNYNTDIKAGLNAGIDTILVYTGVSTRDYVSKQVHQPTHQIDALTDWEV from the coding sequence TTGAAGTATAAAGGTTATATGATCGATCTTGACGGGACGATTTATCGTGGCAAAGAACGCATTCCAGCAGCTAAGGATTTTGTCGAACGGTTACAGGCGGCGCGGCTTCCGTTTTTATTTTTGACGAACAATACGACGAAAAGTCCTGAAGATGTGGTGAAAAATCTGGCGGAGAATCACGATATTCATGTGTCACCGGCGCAGATTTACACGCCTTCGCTCGCGACCGCGGCTTATTTGACTGATCTCAATCATGGCGATGTTTCCGGAAAGTCGGTGTATATCATCGGTGAGCTGGGGCTGAAGCAGGCGCTTTTGGATACGGGATTGCGGTTGAATGAAGTGGATCCGGATTATGTGGTAGTCGGGCTGGATTATGACGTGACGTACCATAAGTTTGAGTTGGCCACATTGGCAATTAAACGCGGCGCCAAATTTATCGGAACCAATGCGGATACCAATTTGCCCAATGAGCGTGGCTTGGTACCGGGGGCGGGATCGCTGATTGCTTTAGTGGAACGCAGTACGCAGCAACGGGCGTTTTACATTGGCAAACCCGAACCGACGATTATGGAAAAAGCGCTGAAGAAGATGGGACTGCCAAAAGACGCAGTGGCCATGGTTGGCGATAATTACAACACCGACATTAAGGCAGGGTTGAATGCGGGGATCGATACGATTTTAGTCTATACCGGCGTTTCTACCCGGGATTATGTTTCCAAGCAGGTCCACCAACCAACGCATCAGATTGATGCCTTGACGGACTGGGAGGTCTAG
- a CDS encoding TIGR01906 family membrane protein, whose product MKRIVHWLTLWLAIVSGVIFVTIFSTLLTFPIYAHMDNLPQIAAMSLGRLYHNYLQLMAYLDLPWIGTLHMQDFPTSLHGALHFADVRHLFILDLVIALVTIPFAIRWVRQLKAAKKRYLLVRPFMIGAVVPIILTGLLSINFDRFFIIFHEVLFRNRDWLFDPATDPIINVLPEGFFMLCFLTAFALFEAIMIWGIWRGRQDAQRQSPF is encoded by the coding sequence ATGAAACGCATCGTTCATTGGCTGACGCTTTGGCTAGCGATTGTCAGTGGCGTCATTTTCGTGACGATTTTCAGCACGCTGCTGACGTTCCCGATTTATGCACATATGGATAACCTGCCGCAAATCGCTGCCATGTCGCTGGGACGGTTGTACCATAATTATTTGCAACTCATGGCATACTTAGACTTGCCGTGGATTGGTACGCTGCATATGCAGGATTTCCCCACAAGCCTGCATGGCGCGCTTCATTTTGCCGATGTGCGCCATTTGTTTATTTTGGATCTTGTGATTGCCCTTGTGACGATTCCTTTTGCCATTCGGTGGGTGCGTCAGCTTAAAGCAGCCAAGAAGCGGTATTTGCTGGTCCGGCCGTTTATGATCGGGGCGGTGGTGCCGATCATCTTAACCGGATTGCTAAGCATTAACTTTGATCGTTTCTTCATCATTTTCCATGAGGTGCTATTTCGCAATCGTGACTGGCTGTTTGACCCAGCCACGGATCCGATTATCAATGTCTTACCTGAAGGCTTCTTCATGCTTTGCTTTCTCACGGCATTTGCCTTATTCGAGGCTATCATGATATGGGGTATCTGGCGTGGTCGTCAAGATGCCCAGCGTCAGTCACCATTTTAA
- a CDS encoding VTT domain-containing protein: protein MTQLFDFILHIDEHLITIVNSFGPWTYVILFAMVFIETGVVVFPFLPGDSLLFAASALAANAAYNLNVWILFAVFLAAAVLGDTVNYEIGKRVGSAASTGKGWFGRLINRDKLLQAEAFFDKHGGKTIAIARFMPLIRTFAPFVSGGSRMHYGKFIHYNLLGGFLWVTLCVLGGFYFGNVTFVKEHFSLVALGIVLISLLPMVIAAVKTRTAKVVDR, encoded by the coding sequence ATGACCCAACTGTTTGATTTCATCCTGCATATCGATGAGCATCTGATTACCATCGTTAATAGCTTCGGCCCTTGGACCTATGTCATCCTCTTTGCGATGGTCTTTATCGAAACAGGGGTTGTTGTCTTCCCGTTCCTACCTGGGGATTCACTGTTGTTCGCTGCCAGTGCGTTAGCTGCCAATGCCGCCTATAATTTAAATGTCTGGATTCTCTTTGCAGTCTTCTTGGCCGCAGCTGTTCTAGGCGATACCGTGAATTATGAAATCGGTAAACGCGTGGGGTCGGCCGCTTCTACCGGTAAAGGCTGGTTTGGCCGCCTGATCAACCGCGACAAGCTGCTGCAAGCCGAAGCTTTCTTTGATAAACATGGTGGCAAAACCATTGCGATTGCCCGCTTCATGCCACTCATTCGGACATTTGCACCGTTTGTGTCAGGCGGTTCGCGGATGCATTATGGTAAGTTCATCCACTATAATTTATTAGGCGGCTTCCTCTGGGTTACCTTATGTGTACTCGGCGGCTTTTACTTCGGCAACGTAACGTTCGTCAAAGAGCATTTTTCGTTAGTAGCGCTTGGCATCGTTTTGATTTCACTCTTGCCAATGGTCATCGCTGCCGTTAAAACCCGCACTGCTAAAGTTGTGGATCGTTAA
- a CDS encoding phosphatidylglycerophosphatase A, which yields MTNEEKLYERTIQLLHERGVNLSDIGELVMFLQERFIPNLTIEEATQNVRIVLRKREVQNAVMTGIALDKAAEANQLEEPLQKIIAEDEGLYGVDEVLAFSIVNVYGSIGFTNYGYIDRIKPGILAKLNAHEPGIIHTFLDDIVGAMAAAAASRLAHSHPEIEDDIY from the coding sequence ATGACCAATGAAGAAAAGCTTTATGAACGCACGATCCAACTGTTACATGAACGCGGGGTTAACTTAAGTGACATCGGCGAACTCGTCATGTTTTTGCAGGAACGGTTCATCCCCAACTTAACCATCGAAGAAGCAACCCAAAACGTTCGGATCGTTTTACGTAAACGTGAGGTGCAAAATGCGGTTATGACCGGTATTGCACTGGATAAGGCAGCCGAGGCCAACCAGCTTGAAGAGCCTTTGCAGAAAATCATTGCCGAAGACGAAGGGCTTTACGGTGTCGATGAAGTCTTGGCCTTTTCTATTGTCAATGTTTATGGTTCAATTGGTTTTACCAATTATGGCTACATTGACCGCATTAAACCGGGTATACTGGCCAAGCTTAATGCCCACGAACCGGGGATTATCCACACCTTTCTTGATGACATCGTGGGGGCCATGGCGGCGGCCGCGGCTAGTCGACTGGCGCATTCGCATCCGGAAATCGAAGACGACATTTATTGA
- a CDS encoding NAD(P)/FAD-dependent oxidoreductase encodes MSVQHVYEITVIGGGPVGMFAAFYAGLRQADVLLLESLDELGGQTGNLYPAKILYDIGGFPHVSGKDLVSQLKTQLMHFHPDVKTATEVQTIDEAEDGTFTLHTSQGDFRSKTVIVATGGGAFTPRKLAVDYDPALEGRQLFYFVQDLETFRDQDVAIAGGGDSAIDWALALEPVAKHVSLIHRRAKFRGLEASVAALEKSSVAIHTPYLIEAVKQENDKLALQLKEVRGDNEPVLTVDKLLVNYGFVTDKRHLQAWQFKTDRNGILVDSQMQTSRPGIFAIGDAVSYAGKLPLIASGFGEAPTAINEALSRLYPERRQALHSTQLYR; translated from the coding sequence ATGTCAGTGCAACATGTATATGAAATCACCGTGATTGGTGGCGGGCCTGTTGGTATGTTCGCCGCCTTTTATGCTGGCTTGCGTCAGGCAGACGTCTTATTGCTGGAGAGTCTGGACGAACTTGGTGGCCAAACCGGTAATTTATACCCAGCCAAAATTCTTTACGATATTGGCGGGTTCCCCCATGTCAGCGGAAAAGACCTGGTTTCACAGCTGAAAACGCAGCTGATGCATTTTCACCCGGATGTTAAAACCGCAACGGAAGTGCAAACGATTGATGAAGCAGAAGACGGGACGTTTACTCTGCATACAAGTCAAGGCGACTTCCGGAGTAAAACCGTCATCGTTGCGACAGGTGGCGGGGCTTTTACGCCGCGTAAATTGGCCGTTGATTACGATCCGGCATTAGAAGGCAGGCAATTGTTTTACTTTGTTCAGGATCTGGAGACCTTTCGCGATCAGGACGTGGCAATTGCCGGCGGTGGCGATTCAGCCATTGACTGGGCTTTGGCGCTGGAGCCGGTGGCCAAGCATGTCAGTCTGATTCACCGGCGCGCTAAATTCAGGGGCCTCGAGGCAAGTGTGGCAGCACTTGAAAAAAGCAGCGTTGCCATTCATACGCCTTATTTGATTGAGGCGGTTAAACAGGAAAATGACAAGCTCGCCTTGCAGTTAAAGGAAGTTCGGGGTGACAACGAGCCGGTTTTAACAGTCGACAAGTTGCTGGTTAATTATGGTTTTGTCACCGACAAGCGCCATCTGCAGGCTTGGCAGTTTAAGACCGATCGTAACGGCATTCTGGTTGATTCACAGATGCAAACCAGTCGCCCGGGAATTTTTGCTATCGGTGATGCCGTTAGTTACGCGGGAAAACTACCACTAATTGCCAGTGGCTTCGGTGAGGCACCAACGGCCATTAACGAAGCACTTAGCCGACTTTATCCGGAACGACGGCAAGCGTTGCACAGTACCCAGCTTTATCGATAA
- a CDS encoding ABC transporter permease, with protein MNVKQIGAVFQHEFFSQWRSLTYWGIILWPLAIGLVFAKYAQWQLPEQIQKLSSQQVAFIWGVGTPTFIFMLCLSYATIMASSVASDKTNKRAELLLSMVGAKEQLAGKVLAVYGLIAFQLLCYGIGFCLYSVWDHNPIGSILLSQTPPFFIGYVVIDIVVAMLMVLVWTTEIAAYVNDDAQTALAVIPVMILIMTGTAVAVLLNVDWRGVDLGAPLRIIFNLGFAMPPVGSMLFPTLIINQGFSYFEAILNLVLELAIMILIFRTSVKQYQRGLLSTDKKNPFMQALSNDPLTFHEHGGH; from the coding sequence ATGAACGTGAAACAAATCGGAGCGGTGTTTCAACATGAATTTTTCAGTCAGTGGCGTTCTTTAACGTACTGGGGCATTATTCTATGGCCTCTAGCAATTGGCCTTGTATTTGCTAAATATGCGCAGTGGCAACTGCCGGAACAGATCCAAAAGCTTTCTTCACAGCAAGTGGCCTTTATTTGGGGCGTCGGCACGCCCACCTTCATTTTTATGTTATGTCTATCCTATGCGACCATCATGGCTAGCTCCGTGGCGAGTGATAAGACCAACAAACGAGCGGAGTTACTGCTATCAATGGTTGGAGCGAAGGAACAACTGGCAGGGAAAGTGTTAGCAGTTTACGGCTTAATCGCGTTCCAGCTATTATGTTATGGCATCGGCTTTTGTTTGTATAGTGTGTGGGATCATAATCCCATTGGCAGTATCCTCTTGAGTCAAACACCACCGTTTTTCATCGGTTATGTGGTCATCGACATTGTGGTTGCGATGTTGATGGTTTTGGTGTGGACAACGGAAATTGCCGCGTATGTTAATGACGACGCGCAAACAGCGCTAGCGGTGATCCCGGTGATGATTTTAATTATGACGGGAACAGCTGTCGCGGTTCTTTTGAATGTTGATTGGCGTGGTGTCGATTTGGGGGCACCTCTTAGGATTATTTTTAACCTTGGTTTTGCGATGCCTCCAGTAGGATCCATGCTGTTCCCGACATTGATAATTAACCAAGGATTCTCTTATTTTGAAGCCATTTTGAATTTAGTACTTGAGTTGGCCATTATGATTTTGATTTTCCGCACCAGCGTCAAACAATATCAACGTGGTCTGTTATCTACCGACAAAAAGAATCCGTTCATGCAAGCATTGAGTAACGACCCGCTGACTTTTCATGAACATGGGGGCCATTAA
- a CDS encoding S8 family serine peptidase: MTGQSNNTNDNDFLKQTNATLLQGFDLPTRWLRSEKISRMALIDTGVSAQNPYFSQKALEMIGDRTDWAWHGTAVAGMIAMSVTRPIVLHSYNAVQNGRVQSETVLQLIEAALQDGAQLINVAMNALLDLRTPRGLKLWQQWEHVVSLTQQAGAQLIVSVGNNGLDLDQIASLKLCPAMLPGVLTVGTAETLYANHGKAVDITAPGGTDQLPLITTRSLDYAEYAPSSIRGLPPIFMRSYGTSLAAGLVTGLLLS; the protein is encoded by the coding sequence ATGACTGGGCAAAGCAACAACACCAATGACAATGATTTCTTGAAACAAACAAATGCGACGCTTCTACAAGGTTTTGATCTGCCGACACGATGGCTGAGATCCGAAAAAATAAGCCGGATGGCCTTAATTGATACTGGGGTGAGTGCTCAGAATCCCTATTTTAGCCAAAAAGCGCTAGAAATGATCGGAGATCGTACTGACTGGGCTTGGCACGGGACCGCTGTAGCTGGTATGATCGCGATGTCGGTAACACGTCCTATCGTTCTGCACAGCTATAATGCTGTGCAAAATGGGCGGGTTCAAAGCGAAACTGTTCTTCAACTGATTGAAGCAGCACTCCAGGATGGCGCTCAATTGATCAATGTTGCTATGAACGCGCTACTGGATTTGCGAACACCGCGGGGACTAAAGCTTTGGCAACAATGGGAGCATGTTGTGTCGCTGACTCAGCAGGCTGGTGCACAGCTGATTGTTTCTGTAGGCAATAATGGCTTGGATCTCGATCAAATTGCCTCTTTAAAACTTTGTCCAGCCATGTTACCTGGGGTTCTCACTGTGGGGACGGCGGAGACGTTATATGCTAACCACGGGAAAGCCGTGGATATCACGGCTCCTGGTGGAACTGATCAGCTACCTTTGATCACCACGCGCAGTCTCGATTATGCTGAGTATGCTCCCTCATCAATTAGGGGCTTGCCGCCTATCTTCATGCGGTCGTATGGAACAAGTTTGGCGGCCGGACTCGTGACCGGGTTGTTATTAAGTTGA